The Methylomonas montana genome has a window encoding:
- a CDS encoding FtsK/SpoIIIE domain-containing protein: MLTDRIIGRVGADILRRRLDEARQGDLFGDESTALFRLDKLSPAQIAAVVREILANPDLARRVDLRIPMTLVEGEDLPIQALTSLNAGAVRNGGTTREALLTANGNEHNLADTLGHVSALGAKELRANEYAWVEASCHVAGMSPTPEDRAIFRAALKGLIAATELSLNDLAEYCCMISEATTSHGHPIRHALGWALHCVGLPRDTLLFANTKSYSSASTSWRKAFEKLYATRAPLLKRLRPNGQPLDADEMRERFEQNVDDIAESAQDTIKAFIEAVPGNSQTAVDLAVFEWEQDGVHHIFDKPRARQLGLAEATLHFFEHDCDEECLLEERWRTYLDEFKGRERRSEGSDEDDESFFDLHRRYMEQNPALHSRWEKFIFGKPIECNDFLDGLATVTHRLIARAGLSASGKERFLRLTVSKGRTELRERFNHDVGTFFSLMYRGLRDLMGDKVEWPAIRGATNLPDPIFEFPLFAAKEKEIRGKKFKKVVSLARQAIQIKFEVALIEGRGDSQTILEKTQLLWTFRSESIGLSLLDDMRRLQEKGTVACTEVPRRMVSKKGGVQSVSLLDTSTIEATFSRDAGSLVPASAKLKSLRNVIKTAINGLASESRLTSEQRDELRNTWDVFEADYSQAVKDFIETGLHGEAVLRQADSFATFLRALLTHARGDICRSKLVSETISIGTVRVLGDQPCVIIPPWHPERMKALAVKTRRVAGLISHMLGGTAVSFGDRNIFFREFSAELAHPFYPEIAIATRGGSAVLVSETSTVNGYSLLERPIRGEDSSMSDVDPSIAAKQVKELMERYVGLQPHEAANLSILLYNSDAAELPVSVVRELAGMQTNGGFQCDISVRHRDPEKLRRVYTELVAKASDDPDLPVVSETSENFISKLRMSAIPATSTPPSSSSAGFRPFDIAFLHDVISRTAVVEWISVDWSNDRPNLEHVPSRWSYRSVSGENELKSTTFLTCPRQTASGWAYVNTVASVARQLDAPLNTQYLPARRISLQSEALHEILDDAHSLAEWVATYDELLDKRQLQANGITVVRYRRATTNGRNMIVSSTSELRLLSVLLRRRLEEVVTLTPDQLNEVTNRAKRDALSISGDIVLRAAKRGVSAGEMIGLVMSRYLVERELKGLAGNGARPAFTAYFLLDDYADWLAQRESRIADILGLCVEESDDGPLLHVVVVESKYVSVHGATEARRSSKAQLLATLSTFRDALFGDPGRLDRDLWLSRLADLLIDSDIPPGCAELLERMRAKLRDGEAKISLRGYSHIFIHSSDPTTQSPGSERLLLDNSDGIDAWQEVFDRPELRRLLEAYSCKEDPTPIRASFGFQTPWTLSDPRLPAARVAWSAMVERLTPIVESYTEVKSDVTLVPQPPDTGVETSPLKTPKEFKPTVSDENPLAESEHGHTEFARIVSLKAASLFAAEDERESWAEEATKKLKTALNSYGLQTSVLGTRLTPNGCLIRLAGSDRLRIEDIEAKRTQLLTTHALRLVTVQPKPGEIVITLASEKRQSVSMWDLWARRKLNRNAAGINTSFILGLQEISGSILYLNLGGEFAGLAAHEPHSLVAGATGSGKSVLIQAILLDIAVTNPKELAQIVLIDPKMGVDYVALENLPHLREPMVTTRERAAEVLAELVEEMETRYRTFAAARARDLATYNAKATPESRLPMVFLVHDEFADWMLDDAYKAAVGAAVQRLGVKARAAGIHLIFAAQRPDKDVMPMQLRENLGNRLILKVASEATSKIALDRPGAELLLGKGHLAAKLNGEQGLIFAQAPFLTDDDIVLAVDSIRSTNEQTDDEIRK, from the coding sequence ATGTTGACGGATCGCATCATTGGTCGCGTGGGCGCTGACATCCTGCGCCGACGCCTGGACGAAGCGCGCCAAGGTGACTTGTTCGGAGACGAGAGTACCGCCCTGTTCAGGCTCGACAAGCTATCGCCTGCCCAGATCGCTGCCGTGGTGCGGGAGATTCTCGCTAACCCCGATTTGGCTCGCAGGGTTGATCTTCGTATACCCATGACTTTGGTTGAGGGTGAGGATCTTCCGATACAAGCGCTAACTAGCCTCAACGCTGGGGCTGTTAGAAACGGAGGCACGACCCGAGAGGCATTGCTCACAGCCAATGGGAACGAGCACAACCTGGCCGACACTTTGGGCCACGTTTCGGCTCTTGGAGCTAAGGAGCTTCGAGCCAATGAATATGCATGGGTTGAAGCGTCTTGTCATGTAGCCGGCATGTCACCAACTCCAGAAGATCGGGCCATCTTTCGCGCGGCTCTGAAAGGACTTATAGCTGCCACCGAACTCTCTCTGAACGATTTGGCGGAATACTGCTGCATGATCAGCGAAGCCACGACATCACACGGGCATCCCATCCGTCACGCTTTGGGCTGGGCGCTTCACTGCGTTGGTCTTCCTCGAGACACCTTGCTCTTCGCCAACACAAAATCCTATAGTTCAGCTTCGACGTCTTGGCGCAAGGCTTTCGAAAAACTTTATGCAACACGGGCCCCTCTGTTGAAAAGGCTTCGGCCGAACGGTCAACCGCTGGACGCCGACGAGATGCGTGAGCGCTTCGAGCAAAATGTCGACGATATAGCCGAGTCTGCGCAGGACACGATCAAAGCATTCATTGAGGCTGTTCCCGGGAATTCACAGACTGCGGTAGATTTGGCTGTTTTTGAATGGGAGCAAGACGGGGTCCATCACATTTTCGATAAACCCCGAGCCAGGCAGCTTGGCCTTGCCGAGGCGACGTTGCATTTTTTCGAACACGATTGTGATGAGGAATGTTTGCTAGAAGAGCGCTGGCGAACTTACTTGGACGAGTTTAAGGGCAGAGAACGTCGATCGGAGGGAAGTGACGAAGACGACGAGTCATTTTTCGATTTACACCGCCGCTATATGGAGCAAAACCCGGCACTGCATTCGCGCTGGGAAAAATTTATCTTCGGTAAGCCAATTGAATGCAATGACTTCCTAGACGGCTTAGCCACCGTCACTCATCGCCTGATCGCTAGGGCCGGACTTTCAGCTTCCGGGAAAGAGAGGTTCCTTCGACTCACCGTTAGTAAAGGCCGAACGGAGTTGCGTGAGCGCTTCAACCATGATGTCGGAACTTTCTTTTCTCTGATGTATCGAGGCCTACGTGATTTAATGGGGGATAAGGTCGAGTGGCCGGCCATACGAGGAGCTACTAACCTACCTGATCCAATCTTCGAATTCCCTTTATTCGCCGCTAAAGAGAAGGAAATCCGAGGTAAAAAATTCAAAAAAGTCGTTTCACTGGCTCGCCAAGCTATCCAAATTAAATTCGAGGTCGCTCTCATTGAGGGCCGTGGCGACAGTCAAACTATCTTGGAAAAGACTCAGCTACTCTGGACATTCAGGTCTGAGTCGATCGGGCTTTCGCTACTTGATGACATGCGTCGTCTCCAAGAAAAAGGCACGGTTGCCTGCACCGAGGTTCCTCGTCGGATGGTAAGCAAAAAAGGGGGGGTGCAGAGCGTGTCGCTGCTTGACACCAGCACGATCGAGGCTACGTTTTCGAGAGACGCAGGCTCTTTGGTGCCAGCGTCTGCGAAACTGAAAAGCTTGCGGAACGTGATCAAGACCGCGATCAACGGACTAGCCTCAGAGAGTCGTCTAACTTCGGAGCAACGCGACGAATTGAGGAATACATGGGACGTTTTTGAGGCTGACTATAGTCAGGCAGTAAAAGACTTCATTGAAACGGGACTGCATGGAGAGGCTGTTTTGCGGCAAGCTGACTCTTTTGCGACCTTTCTACGGGCGTTACTGACCCACGCTCGAGGCGATATCTGTCGGTCAAAGCTCGTTTCCGAAACCATTTCCATAGGCACAGTCCGCGTTTTGGGAGACCAGCCTTGTGTCATCATCCCTCCTTGGCATCCTGAGCGGATGAAAGCTCTTGCTGTCAAAACCCGCCGAGTAGCGGGTTTGATCTCTCATATGTTAGGCGGAACTGCCGTTTCCTTTGGAGATAGAAATATCTTCTTTCGAGAGTTTTCGGCAGAGCTAGCCCATCCGTTCTATCCAGAGATTGCCATCGCTACGCGTGGTGGCAGCGCGGTTTTGGTTTCTGAAACTAGTACGGTCAACGGATATAGCCTTCTTGAGCGCCCCATTCGTGGTGAGGATAGTTCAATGTCTGACGTGGATCCCAGCATAGCAGCAAAGCAGGTAAAAGAACTCATGGAACGCTATGTTGGACTCCAGCCACATGAGGCTGCCAACCTTAGCATACTTCTCTATAACTCGGACGCAGCCGAACTTCCAGTGTCCGTCGTGCGTGAACTCGCCGGGATGCAAACTAATGGTGGGTTCCAATGCGATATCTCTGTGCGGCATCGTGATCCGGAAAAACTGCGTCGGGTCTATACGGAACTTGTCGCCAAGGCTAGCGATGATCCCGACCTTCCTGTGGTCAGTGAGACCTCGGAAAACTTCATATCAAAGCTGCGCATGTCGGCTATACCCGCAACATCGACACCGCCTTCCTCCTCTTCTGCGGGGTTCCGACCCTTCGATATCGCCTTTTTGCACGATGTCATTTCCAGGACTGCTGTAGTGGAATGGATCTCCGTCGATTGGAGTAACGATCGCCCGAATTTGGAACACGTACCCTCTCGATGGTCTTACCGCAGTGTCTCCGGCGAGAACGAGCTTAAATCGACGACTTTTCTCACATGTCCGCGCCAGACCGCGTCTGGCTGGGCTTATGTGAATACTGTCGCCTCGGTCGCGAGGCAGTTAGATGCCCCCCTGAACACCCAGTATCTTCCTGCTCGTAGGATTTCCCTGCAAAGCGAAGCTCTTCACGAGATTTTGGACGACGCGCACTCTCTGGCAGAATGGGTCGCCACCTACGATGAATTATTGGACAAGCGCCAGCTACAGGCCAACGGAATCACTGTCGTTCGCTATAGACGAGCCACGACAAACGGCCGAAATATGATTGTGAGTTCCACATCGGAATTGCGTCTATTAAGCGTTCTTTTACGACGGCGGCTAGAAGAAGTTGTGACGCTAACCCCCGACCAGCTCAATGAAGTCACCAATCGTGCCAAAAGAGACGCTCTATCGATCTCGGGAGATATTGTCCTGCGAGCGGCGAAAAGAGGCGTGTCCGCTGGAGAAATGATTGGCTTGGTGATGAGTCGATATCTCGTTGAGCGGGAACTGAAAGGACTTGCCGGCAATGGAGCGCGACCAGCTTTCACCGCCTATTTTCTGCTGGATGACTATGCCGACTGGCTAGCTCAGCGGGAGAGTAGAATCGCTGATATATTGGGGCTTTGCGTGGAAGAGTCGGACGACGGGCCACTGCTGCATGTGGTCGTTGTTGAGTCCAAATATGTATCAGTGCATGGCGCTACGGAGGCCCGACGATCCTCTAAAGCTCAGCTCCTGGCCACGCTAAGCACGTTTCGGGATGCGCTTTTCGGCGATCCTGGTCGCCTCGATAGAGATCTCTGGCTCTCTAGGCTAGCCGATCTGCTCATTGACTCTGACATCCCGCCAGGATGTGCGGAATTACTTGAAAGAATGCGGGCTAAATTGAGGGACGGAGAAGCTAAAATCTCCTTGCGAGGCTATTCGCATATCTTCATTCATTCCTCTGACCCGACCACACAGTCTCCAGGATCCGAAAGGCTGCTGTTGGATAATTCTGATGGGATCGATGCATGGCAAGAAGTTTTTGACAGACCCGAGCTCCGTCGGCTTTTGGAAGCCTACTCATGCAAAGAAGATCCTACACCAATCCGGGCGTCCTTTGGCTTTCAGACCCCATGGACACTTTCCGATCCTCGTTTACCAGCGGCTCGAGTGGCATGGTCCGCTATGGTTGAGAGACTCACTCCAATTGTCGAATCTTACACAGAGGTGAAAAGCGATGTGACTCTTGTCCCGCAGCCTCCCGATACCGGCGTCGAGACATCGCCGCTTAAGACTCCAAAGGAGTTTAAGCCGACTGTATCCGACGAAAATCCACTCGCCGAATCCGAACACGGTCACACCGAATTTGCACGAATTGTTTCATTAAAGGCCGCCAGCTTGTTCGCTGCGGAGGATGAGCGCGAATCTTGGGCCGAAGAAGCAACTAAAAAACTGAAGACAGCGCTCAACAGCTACGGCTTACAGACTTCTGTTCTAGGGACACGCTTAACCCCCAATGGCTGTCTTATTAGGTTGGCCGGATCTGACCGCTTACGCATCGAGGATATAGAGGCAAAGCGTACACAACTGTTAACAACACATGCGCTTCGTTTGGTAACCGTTCAGCCAAAACCAGGGGAGATTGTGATTACTCTGGCCAGTGAGAAAAGACAGTCGGTTTCCATGTGGGATCTTTGGGCGCGCAGAAAACTAAATAGGAACGCCGCTGGAATTAACACTTCCTTCATCCTCGGTCTACAGGAGATCAGCGGCTCCATCCTTTATCTCAATTTAGGGGGAGAATTTGCTGGGCTTGCAGCTCACGAACCCCATTCTTTGGTTGCGGGAGCAACGGGAAGTGGTAAATCGGTTTTAATCCAAGCTATTTTGCTGGATATAGCCGTGACCAATCCGAAAGAGTTAGCACAGATTGTCTTGATCGATCCGAAGATGGGGGTCGACTACGTTGCTCTCGAGAACTTACCCCATTTGCGCGAGCCGATGGTTACCACGCGGGAGCGCGCAGCCGAGGTTCTTGCTGAATTGGTCGAGGAGATGGAAACTCGCTACCGGACGTTCGCAGCAGCTAGAGCGCGGGATTTGGCTACATACAACGCCAAAGCCACTCCAGAAAGTAGACTTCCGATGGTTTTCCTTGTCCATGACGAATTTGCTGACTGGATGCTCGATGATGCTTATAAGGCAGCGGTCGGAGCTGCGGTCCAAAGGCTTGGGGTTAAAGCTCGTGCCGCTGGAATTCATCTGATATTTGCGGCTCAACGTCCTGATAAGGATGTGATGCCAATGCAGCTTAGGGAGAATCTTGGGAACAGGCTGATTCTGAAGGTAGCCAGCGAGGCGACCTCTAAAATCGCCTTGGACCGACCCGGCGCTGAATTACTGCTGGGCAAGGGACATCTTGCCGCGAAACTCAACGGCGAGCAGGGACTGATTTTTGCGCAGGCCCCATTCTTGACAGATGATGACATCGTTTTAGCTGTCGATTCCATCAGATCGACAAACGAGCAAACAGACGACGAGATTAGAAAATGA
- a CDS encoding protein kinase domain-containing protein translates to MFVDILFHKKRFKIPERITGTNGKFYTVQEQIAEGGNAVVCECADESDGEVYAVKFLTNTREDSRSERFEIERQLMQSLTALRHDHLIGSITSGTVDSSTFDKRQKECKLTLPFVIMERANCSLREFVKNEKVPIEYEIYSAQFRGLVSALELLHRHAIHRDIKPDNILVIGERWVISDFGLCSLLDGCGGQDLTPSWQVPGPRFWMSPEANNKAIGLSEEITFASDVFQLAAVFWWVVNRRHPSGILSREDWIGAEYLYEPVARGLQHSLNRRFSTANEFGTAVVQAIGF, encoded by the coding sequence ATGTTTGTAGATATTCTTTTCCATAAAAAGAGATTTAAGATTCCCGAGCGTATCACTGGTACAAACGGTAAGTTCTATACGGTTCAGGAGCAAATTGCGGAGGGTGGCAATGCTGTAGTCTGCGAATGCGCCGATGAATCCGATGGCGAAGTGTATGCAGTCAAGTTTCTGACGAACACACGTGAAGACAGCAGATCCGAACGATTCGAAATAGAGCGACAATTGATGCAGAGCCTTACCGCTTTGCGACACGACCATTTGATCGGTTCTATCACTAGCGGAACCGTTGATTCGTCTACTTTTGACAAACGGCAGAAGGAATGCAAGTTGACTTTACCTTTTGTCATAATGGAGCGAGCAAACTGCTCTTTAAGAGAGTTTGTGAAAAACGAGAAAGTCCCCATTGAGTATGAAATTTATTCTGCCCAATTCCGTGGATTGGTTAGCGCTTTGGAATTGCTTCACCGTCACGCGATTCACAGGGACATTAAGCCTGATAACATTCTTGTTATCGGTGAACGATGGGTGATCAGTGATTTCGGGCTATGTTCTCTTCTCGATGGCTGCGGTGGACAGGATCTGACACCAAGTTGGCAGGTTCCGGGACCGCGCTTCTGGATGTCGCCAGAGGCTAACAACAAAGCGATCGGATTGTCGGAGGAGATTACTTTTGCATCTGATGTGTTCCAGCTTGCCGCCGTTTTCTGGTGGGTCGTAAATCGTCGGCATCCGAGTGGAATATTGTCTCGTGAAGACTGGATAGGAGCCGAATACCTTTACGAACCTGTAGCGCGGGGATTACAGCATTCATTGAACCGCCGTTTTTCTACGGCAAATGAATTCGGAACAGCAGTGGTCCAAGCCATAGGATTTTAA
- a CDS encoding GmrSD restriction endonuclease domain-containing protein, producing the protein MKSWNSSPHPISDIRDWQTNGRLEIRPDFQRKEVWSDAARIMLMDTILRGIPMPKIFVSSTIKDDQIYRTVIDGQQRISAILAFLKNQFNLEKPYTAEFQGKFFSELPTEVKNAFLQYRVDFNEAIEFSDEELRETYSRLNKYSVALTKQELRRADFPGDFLRLSESLALIDFLETSKIFTVANRRRSADVEFVSELLAGLIAGPQDKRDMLDSYYLSYASWVPQDREATNDRFMAVVADLERIFSDELPISSTRFRQKADFYALVLAIDDLRKAGGNIDNIELGPLREDLKWLDQLIAPESECKDCRDYAIKCVSQANSHSSRRWRIQFLKSILSGSYLRKPPVGDGAVLFYRILTTDFGGGMCPPPEFDCSECERSIDPRTDEIIGWPKDSAVFQLSNTHRIHSECADPVKWSFITSEDTSHELTFDQGSQSSLF; encoded by the coding sequence ATGAAAAGTTGGAATTCGAGCCCGCATCCAATTTCCGATATCAGGGATTGGCAAACCAACGGACGCCTTGAAATAAGGCCAGATTTTCAGCGAAAGGAGGTCTGGAGCGACGCTGCTAGGATCATGTTGATGGACACCATACTTCGTGGCATTCCAATGCCGAAGATTTTCGTCTCTTCAACAATAAAGGATGACCAGATATATCGCACTGTCATTGACGGACAGCAACGCATTAGTGCTATTTTGGCCTTCTTAAAAAACCAATTCAATTTGGAAAAACCCTATACGGCGGAGTTCCAAGGTAAGTTCTTCTCGGAATTGCCGACAGAGGTTAAAAATGCTTTTCTTCAGTATCGCGTCGATTTCAATGAGGCAATCGAATTCTCGGATGAGGAGCTAAGGGAAACCTATTCTCGGCTGAACAAATATTCTGTTGCCCTTACCAAACAAGAGTTGCGCAGGGCTGATTTTCCGGGGGATTTCCTGCGACTTTCCGAAAGTCTAGCGCTCATCGACTTTCTCGAGACAAGCAAAATTTTTACCGTAGCTAATCGTCGCCGCTCCGCCGATGTCGAGTTCGTTTCCGAATTGTTGGCAGGGTTGATTGCCGGTCCCCAAGACAAGCGCGATATGCTCGATTCGTATTATTTGTCGTATGCGTCATGGGTGCCTCAGGATCGAGAAGCGACCAATGACAGATTTATGGCTGTTGTGGCAGATCTTGAGAGGATTTTCTCCGACGAATTACCGATATCTTCGACTCGGTTCAGGCAGAAAGCGGATTTTTATGCGCTCGTTCTTGCGATCGACGATCTACGAAAGGCTGGTGGGAACATCGACAACATTGAATTAGGGCCGTTAAGGGAAGATCTCAAATGGCTCGATCAACTGATTGCTCCAGAATCTGAGTGTAAGGATTGCCGAGACTACGCGATCAAATGCGTTTCACAGGCAAACTCCCATTCTAGTCGACGTTGGCGGATACAATTCCTGAAAAGCATTTTAAGTGGAAGCTATTTGCGCAAGCCTCCCGTAGGCGATGGAGCAGTTCTCTTTTATCGCATATTGACAACCGATTTTGGAGGTGGGATGTGCCCACCTCCAGAGTTTGATTGCTCCGAATGCGAACGGTCCATTGATCCAAGAACTGATGAGATCATAGGATGGCCTAAAGACTCAGCCGTGTTCCAATTGAGTAATACGCATCGGATTCATAGTGAGTGCGCCGATCCTGTGAAGTGGTCCTTCATCACAAGCGAGGATACATCTCATGAGCTAACTTTTGATCAAGGGTCGCAAAGCAGCCTATTTTGA
- a CDS encoding phosphoadenosine phosphosulfate reductase family protein, translated as MSTSIVSNKPIRHVLGISGGKDSAALAIYMRDKVPEMEYFFTDTGAELPEVYDYLDKLEAYLAKPITRLMTNGDFDHLLSKYNNFLPSPNTRWCTREMKIRPFEEWVGIDQVITYVAIRADEDRDGYRSTKANIQPKFPFKVDGIVRSDIERILINAGVGYPKYYEWRSRSGCYFCFFQRKNEWISLAERHPDLFERAKKYEKLNTLTGEQYTWTQGETLEQLVARASDIKAQANSRKTVTKRMPWQEQLANLADEEDNESCLICTL; from the coding sequence ATGAGTACTAGCATCGTAAGTAACAAACCAATTCGCCACGTTCTCGGCATCTCCGGTGGTAAGGATAGTGCTGCCTTGGCAATTTATATGCGCGATAAGGTGCCAGAGATGGAGTATTTCTTTACTGACACTGGTGCTGAGTTGCCCGAGGTGTACGATTATCTTGATAAGCTCGAAGCCTACTTGGCTAAGCCAATAACTCGGTTAATGACGAATGGCGATTTTGATCACCTTCTAAGTAAGTACAACAATTTTCTTCCGTCACCGAACACAAGATGGTGTACTCGCGAGATGAAAATTCGTCCGTTCGAGGAGTGGGTAGGGATTGATCAAGTAATTACATATGTTGCGATACGGGCTGATGAAGATCGCGATGGGTACCGCAGCACAAAAGCAAATATCCAACCTAAATTCCCCTTTAAGGTTGACGGGATTGTGCGGTCAGATATTGAGCGTATCTTGATCAATGCGGGAGTTGGCTATCCAAAATATTACGAGTGGCGGAGTCGATCCGGATGCTATTTTTGTTTCTTTCAACGCAAGAATGAGTGGATTTCACTCGCTGAGAGACATCCCGATCTCTTCGAGCGCGCTAAGAAATACGAGAAGTTAAATACTTTGACCGGTGAACAATATACATGGACACAGGGAGAAACGTTAGAACAGTTGGTTGCAAGAGCGAGTGATATCAAAGCTCAGGCTAACTCAAGGAAAACCGTAACAAAACGTATGCCCTGGCAAGAACAGTTAGCCAATCTCGCTGACGAGGAAGATAACGAGTCTTGCCTCATTTGCACTCTTTAA
- a CDS encoding DNA phosphorothioation-associated putative methyltransferase → MLGKKVLNNVYWHYSLTDSQHYEIQQTVKAAEILAHLKPGLGYNVIKYDGKSSMLSLLWYPNFFEEPFPALETSFRIDLTTQRVEKRSYQTSLNPPILHRKELLLSRDAPNYQQFTQLTETAEQLGLFDDTIRIGFKQAWDALIREKGFQIIDYQFLPIGNDEFPSTDSLTFESIESTSISRHLTALSRSNLSAPMQCLARHGFLGGSLTVFDYGCGKGDDIRNLSANAIPVSGWDPHYAPDQPKQAADIVNLGFVINVIENYQERLEALRGAYNLANQVLVISAMLFNQNAFKGQAFNDGVITQRNTFQKYYTQSELKEFLTDSLETDAIPVAPGIFFVFKNQDAEQRFLLGLQRSQRNVLRLTYRSVSPAEPKLSRSEKKYLAYKHLIDPLWQKILELGRQPDKSEIDALIELTETFGSIGKAIRFTLDNNEEALLEQARQSKIEDLITYFALQAFSKRKPYRHLETGLQKDIKAFFGDYQNAIGTARSILFKISDAELIAEACKHATEQGLGFLDEGEALHLHTSMVQELPALLRIYIGCATILYGDIEQTDLIKIHIQSGKLSLMRYDDFENQPIPRLLERVKINLREQTFDLYEYGDAFVPTNLYLKSRFINEEFPHFANQLNFDEQLQALNLFDLSGYGPQPEEFRQTLALARWEIDDFELIRSRSIPDLDVPCGQYFTYRQLIECGETQARIGLPNLPKEPDSYNALYELATKILDPLIDYYGMIKLTYGFCSPELSRHINGRIAPKLDQHAAHELNRLGKHVCPRLGAAVDILVEDEDMKEVAQWIIDNLPYDRLYFYGSDRPIHVSYSAIPNGEAWELRVQANGLRVPRVFSR, encoded by the coding sequence ATGCTGGGCAAAAAAGTTCTAAACAATGTTTATTGGCATTACAGTCTAACGGATTCTCAACATTACGAAATACAGCAGACTGTCAAGGCCGCCGAGATTTTGGCTCATTTAAAACCAGGCCTTGGTTACAACGTCATCAAGTATGACGGCAAATCAAGCATGCTGTCTTTGCTTTGGTATCCCAATTTCTTCGAAGAGCCATTCCCTGCCTTAGAGACGAGTTTTCGGATTGATCTGACAACGCAAAGAGTCGAAAAGCGCAGTTATCAGACCTCGTTAAATCCGCCGATCTTACATCGCAAGGAATTATTACTGAGCCGCGATGCGCCAAACTATCAGCAATTTACCCAATTAACCGAGACAGCCGAACAACTGGGGCTATTCGACGACACAATCAGGATTGGCTTCAAACAAGCCTGGGACGCGTTAATCCGCGAAAAAGGTTTTCAAATCATCGATTACCAATTTCTGCCGATTGGCAATGATGAATTTCCGTCCACCGATAGCCTAACATTTGAATCGATTGAAAGCACAAGCATTTCCCGGCACCTGACGGCGCTTTCCCGCAGTAATTTATCCGCGCCGATGCAATGCCTGGCGCGTCACGGATTTTTAGGCGGCTCGCTAACCGTATTCGATTACGGTTGCGGCAAAGGCGACGACATTCGTAATCTTTCGGCAAATGCCATTCCGGTGTCCGGCTGGGATCCGCATTACGCACCGGATCAACCCAAGCAAGCCGCCGACATTGTCAATTTGGGCTTTGTGATCAATGTCATCGAAAACTATCAGGAAAGACTGGAAGCATTGAGAGGCGCATATAACCTGGCTAACCAAGTGTTGGTGATTTCCGCCATGTTATTCAACCAAAATGCATTTAAAGGCCAGGCTTTTAATGATGGCGTCATTACTCAGCGCAATACCTTCCAAAAATACTATACCCAAAGCGAGCTCAAAGAATTTTTAACGGATTCCTTAGAAACGGACGCCATTCCTGTCGCGCCCGGCATCTTTTTTGTATTTAAAAATCAAGATGCGGAACAGCGGTTTTTGCTTGGGCTGCAACGTAGCCAACGCAACGTTTTACGCTTAACGTATCGATCCGTTTCACCCGCAGAGCCAAAACTGTCTCGAAGTGAGAAGAAGTATTTGGCGTACAAACACCTTATCGACCCGCTGTGGCAGAAAATTCTGGAACTTGGGCGGCAACCCGACAAATCGGAAATCGATGCACTGATCGAGCTCACCGAAACCTTTGGTAGCATCGGCAAAGCCATACGCTTTACGCTGGACAACAATGAAGAAGCGCTACTCGAGCAAGCCCGGCAAAGTAAAATCGAAGACTTAATCACCTATTTCGCGTTACAGGCCTTTTCCAAACGCAAGCCCTACAGACATTTAGAAACTGGGCTGCAAAAAGACATCAAGGCCTTTTTCGGCGATTATCAAAATGCCATCGGGACAGCCAGATCGATTTTATTCAAAATCAGCGATGCCGAGCTCATTGCCGAAGCCTGTAAACACGCGACTGAGCAAGGTCTAGGATTTTTGGATGAAGGCGAGGCTTTGCATCTGCACACCAGCATGGTTCAGGAACTGCCGGCTTTGCTGAGGATATACATTGGCTGCGCCACGATTTTGTATGGCGATATCGAACAAACGGATTTGATAAAAATACATATCCAATCCGGCAAATTAAGCCTGATGCGTTACGACGACTTTGAGAACCAGCCTATCCCACGCTTGCTGGAGCGAGTCAAAATCAATTTGCGAGAACAAACGTTCGATCTATACGAGTACGGCGACGCATTCGTACCCACCAACCTGTATTTAAAATCCCGCTTTATCAACGAGGAATTCCCGCACTTCGCCAATCAGCTAAATTTTGATGAGCAGTTACAAGCATTAAACTTATTTGACCTGAGCGGCTACGGCCCCCAACCCGAAGAGTTTCGGCAGACCTTAGCTCTAGCTCGATGGGAAATTGATGACTTTGAACTGATTCGTAGCCGTTCAATACCTGATCTAGATGTCCCATGCGGACAATATTTTACTTACCGACAGTTGATTGAATGCGGAGAAACCCAAGCGCGTATTGGACTTCCAAATCTCCCAAAAGAACCAGACAGCTACAACGCGCTTTATGAACTAGCTACGAAAATTTTGGACCCGTTAATCGACTACTACGGCATGATCAAACTCACCTACGGTTTCTGCTCACCCGAACTCAGCAGGCACATCAATGGACGCATTGCACCAAAGCTAGATCAGCATGCCGCACATGAGCTGAACCGACTGGGCAAGCATGTCTGCCCGCGATTGGGTGCAGCAGTAGACATCCTCGTAGAGGATGAAGATATGAAAGAAGTTGCTCAATGGATAATTGATAATTTGCCTTATGATCGACTGTACTTTTATGGATCAGATCGACCTATTCACGTAAGTTATTCGGCAATACCAAATGGAGAAGCTTGGGAATTACGAGTACAAGCAAATGGACTGAGAGTCCCAAGAGTTTTCTCAAGATAA